Within Mucilaginibacter inviolabilis, the genomic segment CGTGCGCGACTGGGTGAAAAAAGAATTAAGCCCCATTATTGAGGATTATGCCCAAAAGGCAGAGTTTCCCAGTCAACTGGTAAAAGGTCTTGCTGAAATAGGTGCCTTTGGCCCAACCATACCCGTTGAATATGGCGGTGCCGGTTTGGATTATATGGCTTACGGCATTATTATGCAGGAAATTGAGCGGGGCGATTCGGGCATCCGTTCTACTTCATCTGTTCAGGGTTCCTTGGTGATGTACCCTATTTATGCCTATGGCTCTGAGGAACAGCGCAAGAAATACCTGCCTAAACTGGCATCAGGTGAAATGATCGGCTGCTTTGGCCTTACTGAGCCTGATCATGGTTCAAACCCTGGTGGTATGACTACCAATATCAAAGATGCAGGCGATCATTATATTTTAAATGGCGCCAAAATGTGGATTTCTAATGCACCATTTGCCGATATAGCCGTTGTGTGGGCTAAAGACGAGAGTGGCAAGATTCGCGGGGTTATCGTAGAGCGTGGCATGGAAGGGTTCACTACCCCTACTACCCATAATAAATGGTCGTTAAGGGCATCCGCTACCGGCGAACTGGTTTTTGATCATGTGAAAATACCTAAAGAAAACCTGTTGCCAAATGTAGCAGGCTTAAAAGGCCCGCTGGGTTGTCTTAACCAGGCCCGTTATGGGATTGCCTGGGGAGCCCTTGGCGCAGCTATGGATTGCTATGATACGGCCCTGCGTTACTCTAAAGAGCGTGTTCAGTTTGGCCGGCCTATCGCTGGTTTCCAACTACAGCAAAAGAAACTGGCCGAAATGA encodes:
- a CDS encoding acyl-CoA dehydrogenase family protein is translated as MAKTDLYESPDYYQLDELLTEEHKLIRSSVRDWVKKELSPIIEDYAQKAEFPSQLVKGLAEIGAFGPTIPVEYGGAGLDYMAYGIIMQEIERGDSGIRSTSSVQGSLVMYPIYAYGSEEQRKKYLPKLASGEMIGCFGLTEPDHGSNPGGMTTNIKDAGDHYILNGAKMWISNAPFADIAVVWAKDESGKIRGVIVERGMEGFTTPTTHNKWSLRASATGELVFDHVKIPKENLLPNVAGLKGPLGCLNQARYGIAWGALGAAMDCYDTALRYSKERVQFGRPIAGFQLQQKKLAEMITEITKAQLLVWRLGVLKNEGRATPAQISMAKRNSVETAINIAREARQMLGGMGITGEYSIMRHMMNLESVITYEGTHDIHLLITGMDITGEDAFK